A stretch of DNA from Natrinema halophilum:
AAAACAGAAGCTACAGATCTTATCCAGGATATATTTTCAAGCTTTGGTGAGCAAGTCTCCGACAAAGGAAATCTTTGGAACTTAGCGATGTATGTCTCATTTGATTCTGATACTGGTCATAAGTCCAAAATAGATGTTATGCGAAATGCTCGTGATTATCTCAGATCTGCAATTGAGGAAGCAACTGATTTCTATCAAGAACCGACTACTACTGAAAATACCGAGTCAGCCACCGGTTCCGGCAACCCTAATAGCGAAAATGATTCTGAGGTTATAACGGACACAACTACCGAATCAAAGTCTCCTGATAACTTAGGACCGAAGGCTTCTGACTCTTCGGCAGGTTCAGCAGAGCCATCATCTATTGAGGTTGGTATCTCAATTCACTCAGAAACAGCGGATACTGATGACTGGCTGAAAAACATTGACGGAACTGTTGCCACGCAACAAAAATCAATAAATCATACTAAGGTATTTGGTAGTGACTATGTTGAGTTCATATATGGATTTACTGATATAGCCGAAGTTTACAAAGAAAATGATGGATTATCTATTGGTGGTAAGCAGTTAAGATTTTTAGACATTCTGAATGTCCGGTTCTTAGAAGATAGAGATCTTGTAGCCGGATCTAATCTATCCGTACTACGCGGGTGCGATTATATTGCTCTCACAGTCGCCACTGATGGGGTCTCTCCAGATCAAACAGCTACTGATTATGAAGGGGGCGTCTCTCATCTGTACCTCATTGGTTCTCCGAAAGATCTCAGAAGGTATGCCAAGGGATCTCACAAGAGCGATAACGAATATCAAGTGAGTGATGCTCCATCTGCTTCCAGAAGTGACTTGCAAACGCTCTTCGACAAAGTCAGAGATGACGTGTCAGCCACGTCTTCAGAGGTGTATATACTTCAGGATTATATTGAACGTCCTTCGCATCTCAAGATAGAAGGGTGGCAGGAATCAGGTGCTACCAAAATAAATGCCGGGATTGGTGGAGATATAGAAAGCAGCGGAAAATCGCGAGGAATCCAAGTTGGGCCCTATACGAGTGCTAGATCTCAGTCTGAAGGGTCGATTATTGCAGAGTTGGATGGTAGTATTTCTGATAATTCCTTTTCATCCGAAATCAGCTTCCTGCGAATATCAAGGAAGGGAATATTCGTTGACTCTGATCCTGTTTTGAATTTCGATTATAGTGCAATCGATAGGGTTCTGAAAAGGGACAACGGCTTCAGCATTGAAGCAGACGGAACTGTTTACACTATCGTGGGCCCGAGACAGACGTCAAATATGCTGTTTGGGAAAGATGGTTTATTTTCCTCACTGGACTCACCCGCTCTCGAAGAGGCAATCGCATTTATTCAGGAGCAGGTGAGCCAGAGCCGCGAGAATAAGGAACCTGTAGAGGAGAGTGACAACAAGCCAGCTGACAAACTCAGGGAACTAAAAAACCTCCACGAAGAAGGAGTTCTTACTGATGACGAATTTAAGTCGAAGAAAAGAGAGTTGCTTGACGACTTTTAACTGATAAAATCTACTTTTCTTCTGGCAGTAGTCTCAAAGCTGTAAGGATCGATGGTTTCCGTTGTCGTAGCGGAAGTGGAGGAGCTTTGCCTCAATTGGAAGCTTCGTGTCTGCTCTTTCCGTAAAGACGTCAGCCCGTTGCTTTCCATCAGGATTCGTTATCAGCTTTACTATCGACAGTAGGAACTGCTAAGGCAAAGTCGACTGCCAGTTGCTCCAGTATCGTGGATGGATCATACACGTCTGATATGACCAGTCGTTAAGAACCCTTGACCCGCGTTGGTTTGCGAATTAAGCTACTGTACTGACGCAAAAGGTAATAAGGAGCTATTTGATTATTCAGATATGGGATTATTTTCGAGTAACTCAGATGACACTGCTTCTTCTCGTGAGCGAGTGACTGAGCTTGTAGAAGCAGCATACAGTAGTACGGTAACAGAAGAGCGTTTGACTCAATTAGACACGTCTGGATTAGTCACACGAGGAATACAGCTGGACGAGCCCCCGGTGATTGATTATCTCGCTGAAAGAAAATGCATCGGATGATAGCGCAGGAGACAGACTTCGAGAATTGAACGATCTCCACAAAGAGGGTATCCTCACTGACGACGAATTTGAGTCGAAAAAAGAAGATGTGCTGGACAACTTCTGATCGACAGAGTCTGTCTATTAGCCGTTCATAGCTCGCGTCTTCCATCAGGAACACAGGGCCAACAGGGGAAATCATCCGAAAGCTTGTCGCAGTCGCACTCCTCCTCGGAGTCGTCGTAGGGTGGTGCTTCGACTGCTATGCCACCATCCGCTCTCGTGGAAGGCTCAGTCGCTACAGCTTCAAGAAGGGGCTCACGGATAGCGACAGCGACCATATGCTTGCAGGCCCCTTCCTGGTACTCCCACGCGGGACAGGTACAATCTGACGGGATTTTCCCTTCGGCGTGAACCATATAGGTGTGTTCTCGCGGATCGTCGTAGGAACCGTTCACCACTTCAATGACACCCTCTCCGAGAAGGGTAAACTCGAAAGCTTCCCACGATGCTCGTTTGGCCATCTGTTCGTCGTACTCAAGTAGTTCGAGTGTTGATTGGCTCATTGGCGTTTTGCTCCACAGAAGGCCACTGTCCGCCTGCTCCAACAGGCGGGCTTTTCCAAGCGATATGCCCAACAGGGACAGTTACCTTCTGATCGAAATAGCGGTACAGAATCCCGGTGATTAGCCACTCGTATCTCGTCAAAGATTCTTGACCCGCGAGATTTCTGCTGGTCAGATTTGGCTAAGGTACTCTCTCCGTTACTCCATTTTCGCCTCCTCGGTCAACTGTGAGTAGTGCTTTTCGAGGCGTACTCGTACTTATCCAGGTAGTCGAGGACTTGCTCTGTCTTCTCCGCTTCGAGGATGCTGCTCCTCACCGCTTTCTCGTCCTCAACCGAGGGGATGAGCATCTTGTCGTGCAAGCCCTGCTCAACCCCGTCGATAGATCCGAGGAACTTGATGAACACTCGAAGAGTCGATAGCTGTCCCTTGAGGGTGATCGTCTAGAGATCGCCGTCCTGTTTCCTCCAGAGTCGATACTCGTGGAGTGAGCGGGCCGTTAGTTCGTTGAGGTTGGTGATACCCACTTGATCACACCATTGAGCGAACGGCTCCAGACGGTAGTGGTAGCCCTGTAGCGTTGCTTCTGCAACCTCGTCACGACGTTGTGCCAGAAACATTCTCTCGCGTCTACGGGAGTGATGGGGTCGAGTGCTGCCATTGGTTGCCGCATCAGATTTCGCTGAGTACTTCGACTTGGACACTCGCATCAAACGCGGCTGGGCCGGGCTGTGTGCGGTTACCCCAGACAATCATCCTAGTATCGACGAAACGGGCCCGGGCTTCGTCACCGCGTCCGGGTTTTCTGGCCACGGGTTCCAGCATGCACCGGCGACTGGCCAGATCGTGTCCGAACTCGTCTACGACGGTACGACGCGGCTCGTCGACGTCTCGGATCTGACGGCCGACCGGTTCGAGGGGGACGAAGTGCTCGTCGAACGGAGCGTCGTCTGACTCTCCCGCCGGCGAGTCCAGAAAATTGCCGTCCACTCGCGGGTCGACGAAGACAGCCCTTTCTTAGTCCATCGGGACCTCGGTGCCTGCTTCTTCGGCCCGTTCGTATACGGCCTGGGCGGCGGCCGCGTCGAGAGAGGCGGTTCCGACACTTTCCACGACCAGCGTCTCCGACGGCGAGGCGCGTGTGTAACCGCTCGCGAGCAAGTTGCCCAACGGTACGAGGTCATCCTCCGACAGGTCGGTTGCCAGCAGATCTCCGATTTCGGCTACTTCCGTCGGAACGTCGGCGAAGACGCAGTCGGCTTGCTCCAGCACCTCGGGTTCGAGTTCCTGCATCCCCGCTTCGTAGGCGCCGATGGCAACGACGAGCGCACCGTCGGCTAGCGCGTCTGCGGGAAACACCGGCTCCAAGCTCGTGGTAGCGGTGACGACGACGTCCGCACCGTCGACGGCCCGTCGCGCCGAGTCGACAGCGTGTGCTGGAATCCCCTCGTCGCGGAGCCTTGCGGCGCAACGATCTCGAGAATCGCTCGGGGAGTGGATTCTGACGTCCTCCAGCGACGCGACTGTGTTGATAGCCCGGGTCTGCCAGAATCCTTGCGCGCCGGCGCCCAAGACGCCGAGGGTGGTCGCGTTTTCGGCCAGCGCTCTCACCGCGAGCGCGCCAATGCACCCGGTCCGGGCGTTCGTAACGGTCGTCCCGCCCATGAGGGCTTTCGTTACGCCGGTCCGCGCATCGGTGAGCAGAATCTGTGCGTGGAGTGTCGGTAGCCCGCGCGTCTCATTGCCCTCGTTCACCGTAACCAGTTTTGTCACGAACTGCGAATCGCCGTGGATGTAGGCGGGCATGGCGATTCCGGTCCCCAGTGGTTCGTCGCCCTCGAGGCCGCTCCCGACGGGGAAGTGGATCCGCTCGGGACGCTCGACGTTTCCCGCCGTCTGCTGAACGAGCGCGTCTTCCACGACCGGCAGCAGCGCCTCGATGTCGAGAACCTGCTCAACCTTGGATTCTGAGAGAATGGTGACCATGAACCCGGAAAGCACGTCCTCCGCGTTAGGTTTTTCTTTCCCGGGTACTACCGCTGCGTGTCCTCGGAGCCGAGGCGGGGAACCCTGTCGGCGGGTCGGCCGCCGGACGGATCATTCTCCCCCCGACGCCCGCCGACGAACAAAACCGCGGCGGAACTGTTCGACTCCGCCGCGGTGGTGTCGTGTACTCCATCAGCTGGATGGGAGCGCCGGTCGGGGAACGCGATGAGACGAACGCCTCGGTGTAACCGTCGCGCTCGGCGTAGTCGACGACGTCTCTGCCCTCTGCCAGGTCTTGACGCGTTGCAGATCGCGGCCGCTCAGGGCAACCTCACTCTCGACGCGCGAGTTCTCCTCCTGCCACTGGCTACAGTGCTTGAGGCGGGAGCGATAGGGGTCGAGTATGCTTGCGAGTCTTTGCTCGTTCTCGAGGCACGAAAGACCGACGAGGCACGACACGCTGGGCTAAAAAGGCCCTCCCGAGGGGGATGCCGCAGGTCCGTTCCCGTTAGCCCGTGGACGACTACAGCCAGGTTTGGATTCGTAACTATTCGCTTTCGAAACACGCACTTTCTTAGTCATAATCGGATTGAATAACGATATCGTATTATCCGTCACGGATGGACAACCGTACTACAAGTTCGGGAATCGATCTCGTCGTGCCACGAGGAGATGCAGACGGGGCTGCTTCTGGCAGGACACGACGTACCGGAACGCTCTTTTCACGCTCATTTTTCCCGTCTAGGTCTCCGACCGTCAGTGGGCCGGCCGCAGCAGCGAATTCCAAAGCGAGCACGAAATCCACCAGCACGACCACGCATCCCGGCACAGAACTATGAACACGCACACGCAGAATCAGATGCAAACGTCGGCTCAGTCGCTTCCAACGTGGCTCGATCGGTACACCACGATTGCGCTGTACGGGCTCGGTGTCGG
This window harbors:
- a CDS encoding SHOCT domain-containing protein: MGLFSRNSGETSDSEAVVRELVENAESDTVTSELLTSTKTSGILSDGITLKNNPVNYFLEDNEQPHFIFYRNDTPVLQATEVNLDLRLEFEKKPNFVICLTDHRIVLIESSNGRDLAKSIPYTAISKIIGIEDHNRYYELSLQLKTEATDLIQDIFSSFGEQVSDKGNLWNLAMYVSFDSDTGHKSKIDVMRNARDYLRSAIEEATDFYQEPTTTENTESATGSGNPNSENDSEVITDTTTESKSPDNLGPKASDSSAGSAEPSSIEVGISIHSETADTDDWLKNIDGTVATQQKSINHTKVFGSDYVEFIYGFTDIAEVYKENDGLSIGGKQLRFLDILNVRFLEDRDLVAGSNLSVLRGCDYIALTVATDGVSPDQTATDYEGGVSHLYLIGSPKDLRRYAKGSHKSDNEYQVSDAPSASRSDLQTLFDKVRDDVSATSSEVYILQDYIERPSHLKIEGWQESGATKINAGIGGDIESSGKSRGIQVGPYTSARSQSEGSIIAELDGSISDNSFSSEISFLRISRKGIFVDSDPVLNFDYSAIDRVLKRDNGFSIEADGTVYTIVGPRQTSNMLFGKDGLFSSLDSPALEEAIAFIQEQVSQSRENKEPVEESDNKPADKLRELKNLHEEGVLTDDEFKSKKRELLDDF
- a CDS encoding SWIM zinc finger family protein; amino-acid sequence: MSQSTLELLEYDEQMAKRASWEAFEFTLLGEGVIEVVNGSYDDPREHTYMVHAEGKIPSDCTCPAWEYQEGACKHMVAVAIREPLLEAVATEPSTRADGGIAVEAPPYDDSEEECDCDKLSDDFPCWPCVPDGRREL
- a CDS encoding ornithine cyclodeaminase family protein, which gives rise to MVTILSESKVEQVLDIEALLPVVEDALVQQTAGNVERPERIHFPVGSGLEGDEPLGTGIAMPAYIHGDSQFVTKLVTVNEGNETRGLPTLHAQILLTDARTGVTKALMGGTTVTNARTGCIGALAVRALAENATTLGVLGAGAQGFWQTRAINTVASLEDVRIHSPSDSRDRCAARLRDEGIPAHAVDSARRAVDGADVVVTATTSLEPVFPADALADGALVVAIGAYEAGMQELEPEVLEQADCVFADVPTEVAEIGDLLATDLSEDDLVPLGNLLASGYTRASPSETLVVESVGTASLDAAAAQAVYERAEEAGTEVPMD
- a CDS encoding SHOCT domain-containing protein; its protein translation is MIISLKENASDDSAGDRLRELNDLHKEGILTDDEFESKKEDVLDNF